DNA sequence from the Candidatus Eisenbacteria bacterium genome:
GGTTCTCGATCCGATCGGGAACAAGACGGTCAACGAGGGAGTGCTCCTCTCCTTCACGGCGACCGCCACGGACGCCGACGTTCCGCCTCAGGGCCTCACGTTCTCGCTCGGCGCGGGTGCGCCGGCGGGTGCGGCGATCACCACGGGTGGCGCGTTCACGTGGACCCCGACCGAGGCCCAGGGCCCGGGCAACCATGCGATCACGATCATCGTGTCGGACGGTTCGCTCACGGATTCCGAGGCCATCACGGTCACGGTCAATGAAGTGAACCAGGCGCCGGTTCTCGGCGCGATCGGCAACCGGACCGTCAACGAGGGAGTGCTCCTCTCCTTCACGGCGACCGCCACCGACGCCGACGTTCCGGCCAACACGCTCACGTTCTCGCTCGGCGCCGGCGCTCCCGCCGGAGCGGCGATCACGGCGGGCGGCAGCTTCACGTGGACCCCGACGGAAGCTCAGGGCCCGGGCTCGTTCCCGATCACGGTCATCGTGACGGACAACGGCACGCCGGCTCTGAACGACACCGAGACGATCACGGTCACGGTGAACGAGGTCAACGTCGCGCCGGTTCTGGCGACGATCGGCAACCGGACGGTCAACGAGGGAGCTCTTCTCTCCTTCACGGCCACGGCCACCGACGCCGACATTCCGGCGAACACGCTCACCTTCACGCTCGGCGCCGGCGCTCCCGCGGGGGCGGCGATCACGACGGGCGGCAACTTCACCTGGACCCCGTCCGAGACGCAGGGCGGCAGCACGTTCCCGATCACGGTCATCGTGACGGACAACGGCACGCCGAACCTGAACGACACCGAGACGATCCAGGTCACGGTCACCGAGGTCAACACCGCCCCGGTGCTCGGAACGATCGGCAACAAGTCGGGCACGGTCGGTTCGCCCGTGACGTTCACGGCGACGGCCACCGATGCGGACGTCCCGGCTCAGACGCTCACGTTCTCGCTCGGCGCGGGTGCTCCCGCGGGTGCGACGATCGGCGCGTCCACCGGTAACTTCAGCTGGACGCCGTCGGCGACGGGCAGCTTCCCGGTCACGGTCATCGTGACGGACAACGGGTCGCCGAACCTGAACGACAGCGAGACGATCACGATCACGGTCGCCGACCAGCCGAACGCGCCTCCGACGCTCAATGCCATCGGCAACAAGACGGTCAACGAGCAGGCGCTCCTGAGCTTCACGGCGACGGCAACGGATCCGGATGCCGGCCAGACCCTCACCTTCTCGCTCGCCGCCGGCGCTCCGGCCGGAGCGACGATCGGTGCGGCGTCCGGCATCTTCAACTGGACCCCGACGGAGGCGCAGGGCCCCGGCGTCTATCCGATCACCGTCACGGTGACGGACAACGGCACCGGTCCGCTCAGCGATTCCGAGACGATCCAGGTCACGGTCAACGAGGTCAACGTGGCGCCGGTTCTCGGCACGATCGGCAACCGGACCGTCAACGAGGGAGCGCTTCTCTCCTTCACGGCGACCGCCACCGACGCGGACGTTCCGGCGAACACGCTCACGTTCTCGCTCGGCGCGGGTGCTCCCGCGGGCGCGGCGATCACGGCGGGCGGTGCCTTCACCTGGACGCCGACCGAGGCGCAGGGCCCGGGCAATTATCCGATCACGGTCATCGTGACGGATAACGGCACGCCGGCTCTGAACGACACCGAGGCCATCACGGTCACGGTGAACGAGGTCAACCAGGCGCCGGTTCTGGGCGCGATCGGGAACCGGACCGTCAACGAGGGAGTGCTCCTCTCCTTCACGGCGACCGCTACCGATGCCGACGTTCCGGCCAACACGCTCACGTTCTCGCTCAGCGCCGGCGCTCCTGCCGGAGCGGCGATCACGGCGGGCGGTGCGTTCACCTGGACGCCGACCGAGGCGCAGGGTCCGGGCAACTATCCGATCACGGTCAACGTGTCGGCTGGCGCCGGCGGTACGGACTCCGAGGCGATCACGGTCACGGTGAACGAGGTCAATCTCGCGCCGGTTCTCGCGGCGATCGGCAACCGCACGGTCAACGAGGGCTCGCTCCTGAGCTTCACGGCGACCGCCACGGACGCGGATCTCCCGGCCAACACGCTCACGTTCTCGCTCGGCGCCGGCGCTCCTGCCGGAGCGGCGATCACGGCGGGCGGAAACTTCACCTGGACCCCGTCGGAAGCGCAGGGCGGCAGCACGTTCCCGATCACGGTCATCGTGACGGACAACGGCACGCCGGCTCTGAACGACACCGAGACGATCCAGGTCACGGTCAACGAGTTCAACAACCCGCCGGTGGTGAACGCGATCGCGAACCAGACGGTCAACGAGGGCGTGCTCCTGGCGCTCACGGCGACCGCGACGGACAGCGACGTTCCGGCCCAGACGATCACGTTCTCGCTCGGCGCGGGTGCTCCGGCGGGCGCGGCGATCACGGCGGGCGGCAACTTCACCTGGACCCCGTCGGAAGCCCAGGGTCCGGGCAACTACTCGATCACGGTTCAGGCGACGGACAACGGCACTCCGGCCCAGACGGGCTCGACGTCGTTCAGCGTCACCGTGAACGAGGTGAACCAGGCTCCGATTCTGGCGGCGATCGGCGACAAGACGGTGGCCGAGGGCTCGCTCCTGAGCTTCACGGCGACCGCCACGGATGCGGATCTCCCGGCCCAGACGCTCACGTTCTCGCTCAGCGCCGGCGCTCCTGCCGGAGCGGCGATCACGGCGGGCGGTAACTTCACCTGGACGCCGACCGAGGCGCAGGGTCCGGGCGCGTATCCGATCACGGTCAACGTGTCGGATGGCGCCGGCGGTACGGACTCCGAGGCGATCACGGTCACGGTGACCGAGGTGAACCTCGCACCGGTTCTGGCCGCGATCGGCAACAAGACGGTGGCGGAGGGAACCCTCCTGAGCTTCACGGCCACCGCGACGGACGCGGACGTTCCGGCCAACACGCTCACGTTCTCGCTCGGCGCCGGCGCTCCTGCCGGAGCGGCGATCACGGCGGGCGGCAACTTCACCTGGACGCCGACGGCGGCTCAGATCGGTGTGCACCCCATCACGGTCATCGTGACGGATAACGGCACGCCGGCTCTGAACGACACCGAGACGATCCAGGTCACGGTCACCGACACCAACGATCCGCCGGTTCTCGCGGCGATCGGGAACAAGACGGTTGCCGAGGGCTCGCTCCTGAGCTTCACGGCCACCGCGACCGATCCGGACGCTGGCGATTCGTTCACGTTCTCGCTCGGCGCCGGCGCTCCTGCCGGTGCGGCGATCACGGCTGGTGGCAACTTCACCTGGACCCCGACGGAAGCGCAGGGACCCGGCACGTTCCCGATCACGGTCATCGTGACGGATAGCGGATCCCTCAGCGACTCCGAGACGATCCAGGTCACGGTCACCGAGGTCAATGCGGCACCGGTCCTGGCGGCGATCGGAGACAAGACGGTCAACGAGGGCTCGCTCCTGAGCTTCACGGCGACCGCCACCGATTCCGACATCCCGGCCAACACGCTCACGTTCTCGCTCGGTGCCGGCGCTCCTGCCGGTGCGGCGATCACGGCGGGCGGCAACTTCACCTGGACCCCGACGGAAGCTCAGGGCCCCGGCGTCTATCCGATCACGATCAACGTGGCGGACAACGGCGCGCCGGTCGGCACCGACTCCGAGACGATCCAGGTCACGGTCAACGAGGTGAGCGCGGCTCCTGTGCTGAACGCGATCGGCAACAAGACGGTCAACGAGGGCTCGCTTCTGAGCTTCACGGCGACCGCCTCCGACGCGGACGGCGATGCGCTCACGTTCTCTCTCGGCGCCGGCGCTCCTGCCGGTGCGGCGATCACGGCGGCGGGTGCCTTCACGTGGACGCCGACCGAGGCGCAGGGTCCTGGGGCCTATTCGATCACGGTTTGCGTGTCGGATGGCACCACCAGCGACTGCGAGACGATCACGGTCACGGTCAACGAGGTCAACGTCGCGCCGGTTCTCAGCCAGCCGAGCGACATGACGGTGAACGAGGGAGCGTCGGATACGCAGCAGCTCACCGCTACGGACGCCGACATTCCGGCCAACACGCTCACCTTCAGCAAGGTGACCGGTCCGCTCTTCGTGACGGTTTCGGGCTCCGGTCTGGTGACGGTGGCTCCGGGCTCGAACGATGCGGGTGACTACGCGGTTTCGGTTCGCGTGAGCGATGGGACGGCGAACGACACCAAGACGTTCAACGTCCAC
Encoded proteins:
- a CDS encoding putative Ig domain-containing protein, which codes for VLDPIGNKTVNEGVLLSFTATATDADVPPQGLTFSLGAGAPAGAAITTGGAFTWTPTEAQGPGNHAITIIVSDGSLTDSEAITVTVNEVNQAPVLGAIGNRTVNEGVLLSFTATATDADVPANTLTFSLGAGAPAGAAITAGGSFTWTPTEAQGPGSFPITVIVTDNGTPALNDTETITVTVNEVNVAPVLATIGNRTVNEGALLSFTATATDADIPANTLTFTLGAGAPAGAAITTGGNFTWTPSETQGGSTFPITVIVTDNGTPNLNDTETIQVTVTEVNTAPVLGTIGNKSGTVGSPVTFTATATDADVPAQTLTFSLGAGAPAGATIGASTGNFSWTPSATGSFPVTVIVTDNGSPNLNDSETITITVADQPNAPPTLNAIGNKTVNEQALLSFTATATDPDAGQTLTFSLAAGAPAGATIGAASGIFNWTPTEAQGPGVYPITVTVTDNGTGPLSDSETIQVTVNEVNVAPVLGTIGNRTVNEGALLSFTATATDADVPANTLTFSLGAGAPAGAAITAGGAFTWTPTEAQGPGNYPITVIVTDNGTPALNDTEAITVTVNEVNQAPVLGAIGNRTVNEGVLLSFTATATDADVPANTLTFSLSAGAPAGAAITAGGAFTWTPTEAQGPGNYPITVNVSAGAGGTDSEAITVTVNEVNLAPVLAAIGNRTVNEGSLLSFTATATDADLPANTLTFSLGAGAPAGAAITAGGNFTWTPSEAQGGSTFPITVIVTDNGTPALNDTETIQVTVNEFNNPPVVNAIANQTVNEGVLLALTATATDSDVPAQTITFSLGAGAPAGAAITAGGNFTWTPSEAQGPGNYSITVQATDNGTPAQTGSTSFSVTVNEVNQAPILAAIGDKTVAEGSLLSFTATATDADLPAQTLTFSLSAGAPAGAAITAGGNFTWTPTEAQGPGAYPITVNVSDGAGGTDSEAITVTVTEVNLAPVLAAIGNKTVAEGTLLSFTATATDADVPANTLTFSLGAGAPAGAAITAGGNFTWTPTAAQIGVHPITVIVTDNGTPALNDTETIQVTVTDTNDPPVLAAIGNKTVAEGSLLSFTATATDPDAGDSFTFSLGAGAPAGAAITAGGNFTWTPTEAQGPGTFPITVIVTDSGSLSDSETIQVTVTEVNAAPVLAAIGDKTVNEGSLLSFTATATDSDIPANTLTFSLGAGAPAGAAITAGGNFTWTPTEAQGPGVYPITINVADNGAPVGTDSETIQVTVNEVSAAPVLNAIGNKTVNEGSLLSFTATASDADGDALTFSLGAGAPAGAAITAAGAFTWTPTEAQGPGAYSITVCVSDGTTSDCETITVTVNEVNVAPVLSQPSDMTVNEGASDTQQLTATDADIPANTLTFSKVTGPLFVTVSGSGLVTVAPGSNDAGDYAVSVRVSDGTANDTKTFNVHVNNVNNAPIADANGPYSGATGANVTFDGSGSSDPDGDALTYAWDFGDGGTGSGVNPTHVYAAAGTYNVTLTVEDTGGLTDTDATTAEIVDFVLARVFVTGGNKSIKLNSGKPSSCVQIEPFVPGGYDNSNVDLTSIRMIFNSNQILAMSGKTTVDGDKNANGTTEITACFSKADLRTLFSGQPNGDYEVTLEGDLTTGGFFRGTVTINVTGGSNFVAAASISPNPLNPKATLTFATSKPGMVKVQMFDVQGRLIRTLMDESSAAAGYHDVTIDGHDANGSKLASGIYYVKVKSQFDGDVTKAVTILK